The Humulus lupulus chromosome 4, drHumLupu1.1, whole genome shotgun sequence genome has a window encoding:
- the LOC133833105 gene encoding uncharacterized protein LOC133833105 — protein sequence MEMFREGGSTSRPPMLEGANYPYWKTKIRAFLRVVDERVWMAVEDGWKCPTVVEDEVVKPKQMSLWTTEEMERANFNSKAMHALFNVVSTNQLKVIANCEIAKEVWEKLRIKNEGIDAVKKSRLRALEKAFENLSTEEEETVAEFHAKLCDISNESYALGKTYSNVKLVRKVLGVLPRKFMSKVTSIEKMRNVKELDLDELIGSLQNYEMSLTRWKKGKKHKDPEKEKADNSLAFVHKEEKKLISDASEGFSDETFALLTKNYAKFLKRNYKKNFLGGKENGPRRNFGGNNKQTQQFGDKKNRGIQCRECDGFGHIQAECANTLKKKKALAATWSDSDEEKSSTSSDRSDEEKQVVAFVAKSHQSMCSEEDGNSSSTDEDSDGRQHAYEEMFAQWEYMAKQIKGLTSANQQLESEKDGLEDTVKKLTKQLDEKDSEIYKPTADLIRARQSLEFIPPGTAAINHTLQLQKPYGDRTSIGYKMLYKKGEILGINDPSSSKNKEDKTHDESIHNTFSPGFPDSTKQISVSSGPIKLKYEGRKTILDGQVQKERFVPICHFCNRRGHIRPRCYKLQAYLKAMIDRPNSFQQLNRFTGKLSSSEWKPKSNLNKNVALVAHTSLSAFHEDQWYFDSGCSRHMTGNRNVLVNYKEGNEGAVTFGDGNKGQVFGKR from the coding sequence ATGGAGATGTTCAGAGAAGGAGGTTCCACATCTcgacccccaatgcttgaaggggcaaATTATCCTTACTGGAAGACAAAAATTCGTGCATTCTTGAGAGTTGTTGATGAACGGGTGTGGATGGCTGTTGAAGATGGATGGAAGTGTCCAACCGTTGTTGAAGATGAGGTTGTTAAGCCTAAACAAATGAGTCTATGGACTACAGAAGAGATGGAAAGGGCCAATTTTAATTCAAAGGCTATGCATGCTCTCTTTAATGTAGTTTCTACAAATCAGCTGAAAGTCATAGCCAACTGTGAAATTGCCAAAGAAGTTTGGGAGAAACTGAGAATAAAAAATGAAGGAATTGATGCTGTAAAGAAGTCTAGACTGAGGGCTTTGGAAAAAGCATTTGAAAATCTATCTACGGAGGAGGAAGAAACTGTAGCGGAGTTCCATGCCAAATTGTGCGATATCTCAAATGAATCTTATGCACTTGGAAAAACTTACTCAAACGTAAAACTAGTTCGCAAGGTGCTTGGAGTTCTGCCTCGGAAGTTCATGTCAAAGGTTACCTCTATAGAAAAAATGAGAAATGTCAAGGAACTTGATCTTGATGAGTTAATTGGGTCATTGCAAAACTATGAAATGAGTCTCACCCGGTGGAAGAAAGGCAAGAAGCATAAAGATCCCGAAAAAGAAAAAGCTGATAATAGTCTTGCATTTGTGCATAAGGAGGAAAAGAAGTTGATCTCAGATGCATCTGAGGGTTTCTCTGATGAGACTTTTGCGCTGCTGACCAAGAATTATGCTAAATTCTTGAAGAGGAATTACAAGAAAAACTTTCTAGGAGGAAAAGAGAATGGTCCCAGAAGAAACTTTGGTGGAAACAATAAGCAAACTCAGCAATTTGGTGACAAGAAAAACAGGGGAATACAGTGCCGAGAATGTGAcggttttggacatattcaagctGAGTGTGCCAACACTCTTAAGAAGAAGAAAGCCTTAGCAGCTACATGGAGTGATAGTGATGAAGAAAAGAGCTCCACCTCAAGTGACAGGTCTGATGAAGAGAAACAAGTGGTGGCTTTTGTGGCAAAGAGTCATCAATCAATGTGTTCAGAGGAAGATGGAAATTCAAGCTCAACAGATGAGGACAGTGATGGGAGACAACATGCATATGAGGAGATGTTCGCTCAATGGGAGTATATGGCTAAACAAATCAAAGGTCTCACTAGTGCCAACCAACAACTTGAATCTGAGAAGGATGGGTTGGAGGACACTGTTAAAAAGCTCACAAAACAGCTTGATGAGAAGGACAGTGAGATTTACAAACCGACTGCAGATTTAATAAGGGCTAGACAATCTCTTGAATTTATCCCTCCAGGAACTGCTGCAATTAACCACACCTTGCAGTTACAAAAACCATATGGAGATAGAACATCCATTGGGTACAAAATGCTTTACAAGAAAGGGGAAATTTTGGGAATTAATGATCCCTCTTCGTCCAAGAACAAGGAAGATAAGACTCATGATGAATCAATACACAATACTTTTAGTCCTGGTTTTCCAGATTCCACTAAACAGATCAGTGTCTCATCTGGACCCATCAAGTTGAAATACGAAGGAAGGAAGACTATCCTGGATGGTCAGGTTCAAAAGGAGAGATTTGTTCCCATCTGTCATTTTTGTAACAGAAGAGGACATATTAGACCCAGATGCTACAAGTTGCAGGCGTATTTGAAAGCTATGATCGATCGTCCAAATAGCTTTCAACAATTAAATCGATTTACGGGAAAGTTGTCATCTAGTGAGTGGAAACCAAAATCTAATCTTAACAAGAATGTTGCATTAGTTGCCCACACCTCTCTTTCAGCTTTTCATGAAGATCAATGGTACTTCGACAGTGGATGTTCCCGACATATGACCGGCAACAGAAATGTGCTGGTAAACTATAAAGAAGGAAATGAGGGAGCTGTGACCTTCGGTGATGGGAACAAGGGTCAGGTTTTTGGAAAAAGGTGA
- the LOC133831493 gene encoding disease resistance protein RGA2-like, producing the protein MAELILSPIADKIIGRLGCEAVKQISRVWGVKDALEQLKETISTIQAVLLDAELKQSHNNQVNNWLHRLGNAVLEADDLMDEINTEALRCQLMSPNQMANRGNFYCMYSSLFKEIVLLSKWRWNYIIFTAR; encoded by the exons ATGGCGGAGTTGATCCTCTCTCCGATTGCTGACAAAATCATTGGGCGTTTGGGATGTGAAGCTGTGAAGCAGATCTCTCGAGTTTGGGGTGTGAAGGATGCGCTTGAACAGCTCAAAGAAACCATTTCAACAATCCAAGCAGTGCTTCTCGACGCTGAGCTGAAGCAGTCCCACAACAACCAAGTCAACAACTGGCTCCACAGGCTGGGCAATGCAGTTCTTGAAGCCGACGACTTGATGGACGAGATCAACACTGAAGCTTTGCGATGCCAACTCATGTCTCCCAACCAAATGGCCAACCGA GGGAATTTTTACTGTATGTATTCAAGTTTGTTCAAGGAAATTGTTCTTCTTTCCAAATGGAGATGGAACTACATTATCTTCACTGCTAGATGA
- the LOC133833106 gene encoding protein REDUCED WALL ACETYLATION 4-like, protein KRLWIEEGAHALAYIALSKPLVSQVLFLMYHYFAATEIYNVIRVFIAAYVWMIGFGNFSYYYIRKDFSLARFTQVIFFLFHFHLMRYTDPAKPDLSRLHEWHFRSGLDRYIWIIGMIYAYCHPNVEKWMEKLEETETKKRVSIKGIVVAVSVFVGYLWFEYIYKLDKVSYNKFHPYTSWIPITCVLYMRLYKFAELHPAVPKFLHINCLTLKKAQTSGSFILLIFLTLYF, encoded by the exons AAGCGACTTTGGATTGAAGAAGGCGCTCATGCTCTGGCCTATATCGCTCTATCGAAGCCTCTAGTTTCTCAG GTCCTATTTTTGATGTATCATTACTTTGCTGCAACTGAGATATATAATGTGATCCGTGTCTTTATTGCTGCATATGTTTGGATGATTGGATTTGGCAACTTTTCCTACTATTACATCAGAAAAGATTTTAGTCTTGCACGTTTTACtcaggtgattttttttttatttcatttccaTTTAATGA GGTATACCGATCCTGCAAAGCCAGATCTCTCTCGGCTGCATGAGTGGCATTTCAGATCTGGACTTGATCGTTATATATGGATCATTGGAATGATATATGCATATTGTCATCCAAAT GTTGAGAAGTGGATGGAAAAATTGGAGGAAACAGAAACCAAGAAGAGAGTTTCAATCAAAGGGATTGTAGTTGCTGTTTCCGTATTT GTTGGTTATTTATGGTTCGAGTACATTTACAAGCTCGACAAGGTTTCATATAACAAGTTCCATCCCTACACCTCATGGATCCCTATAACGTGCGTGTTATACATGA GGTTATATAAGTTTGCGGAACTTCACCCAGCAGTTCCGAAATTTCTCCATATAAATTGTCTAACCCTTAAAAAGGCTCAAACATCAGGATCATTTattcttctaatttttttaacGTTATACTTTTGA
- the LOC133830081 gene encoding putative disease resistance protein RGA3, whose protein sequence is MSCRIEGINKNLATISNDRNFLLEKGREKTPSVRKVRDTHSYAPIVGIGGLGKTTLAQSVFNDEQVQKHFELKIWVCVSDNFDLELIVKSIIESAKGETSVGNIGMEPLRKKLGEVLGGKRYFLVLDDMWEDNRNKLLELKTLITSGENVGSGVVVTTRSEKSAKFIASKQQSYQLRILDEDQSWSLFRKVAFEDGSQELENNTSIVKIGKEIVERCKGIPLAIKTIGNLLYGKSKESEWSSFNKEFSKIS, encoded by the exons ATGAGTTGTAGAATAGAAGGCATCAATAAAAATCTAGCTACCATTTCCAATGATAGGAACTTCCTTTTGGAGAAAGGACGTGAAAAGACCCCGAGTGTTAGGAAAGTGAGAGATACTCACTCCTATGCAC CCATTGTAGGCATAGGTGGGTTAGGAAAAACCACTCTTGCTCAAAGTGTTTTTAATGATGAACAAGTCCAAAAGCATTTCGAGTTAAAGATTTGGGTATGCGTGTCTGATAATTTTGACTTGGAATTAATTGTGAAAAGCATCATTGAGTCTGCGAAAGGTGAGACTAGTGTGGGAAACATAGGAATGGAGCCGCTACGGAAGAAACTTGGGGAAGTACTTGGTGGCAAGCGGTATTTTCTTGTACTAGATGATATGTGGGAGGACAATCGTAATAAGTTGTTGGAGTTGAAAACTTTAATCACAAGTGGTGAAAATGTAGGGAGTGGAGTTGTAGTAACTACTCGGAGTGAAAAGAGTGCTAAATTTATAGCTAGCAAACAACAATCATATCAATTGAGGATTCTTGATGAAGATCAATCTTGGTCTCTGTTTAGAAAAGTTGCTTTTGAAGATGGATCACAAGAGCTCGAAAACAACACTAGTATCGTGAAGATTGGAAAGGAGATTGTGGAAAGGTGCAAAGGAATCCCCCTAGCTATAAAAACAATAGGAAATCTACTATATGGTAAAAGTAAGGAATCAGAGTGGTCTTCCTTTAATAAGgaattttcaaaaatatcataa